The segment CATGACACTACCGGCTCCAGCACCTTCAGCTGTAGAATGAAATCAACATGGCGCTCCCTGTTCAATCGACATGCGCCTATCTTACTGTCCTTGGGGTATTTCgttttataaaaatattaaaatatagcCATATCAaaaatttaatatttatttttacaacGTTTGTTCCCACCTTCGAGTTGTTCGGAGTTTTAGTGTGATATTAACCACAAAGGGCCTTGTCCTTTTATATAGTAATACGGTAGGGTATATAAATGCCAATATGTCCTagcgctgtttctaagcgagACTAGCCGTATGATTAATCAGACGTGAGAGTAAGAAACAGTATAAATTGTCCATTGGTCACGAGGGGAACATGGGGTGATGTACCCTCTATGTGTGTTTTTATTCCCTGAGCCCGAAGTGACGGGTTGGCATGATGGGTGATGGGATGTGTTAAGACGGGTGACGGGGATTGGGTGCAGGAAGACAGGTGACGGGGGTGGGATGACGGGTGACGGGGGATGGGATGACGGGTGACGTAGGTGGGAAGACGGGAAACGGGGGAATGGGGTGTGGGAAGACGGGCGACCGGGCGGATGGGGTGTGGGAAGACGGGCGACGGGGGAATGGGGTGTGGGAAGACGGGCGACGGGGGAATGGGGTGTGGGAAGACGGGCGACGGGGCGGATGGGGTGTGGGAAGACGGGCGACGGGGGAATGGGGTGTGGGAAGACGGGCGACGGGGCGGATGGGGTGTGGGAAGATGGGCGACCGCTGAATGGGGTGTGGGAAGACGGGCGACGGGGCGGATGGGGTGTGGGAAGACGGGCGACGGGGCGGATGGGGTGTGGGAAGACGGGCGACGGGGGAATGGGGTGTGGGAAGACGGGAGACGGGGCGGATGGGGTGTTGGAAGATGGGCGACGGGGGAATGGGGTGTGGGAAGACGGCCGACTGGGCGGATGGGGTGTGGGAAGACGGGAGACGGGGCGGATGGGGTGCGGGAAAACGGGAGACGGGGCGGATGGGGTGTGGGAAGACGGGCGACAGGGGAATGGGGTGTGGGAAGACGGGCGACCGGGCGGATGGGGTGTGGGAAGACGGGCGACGGGGGAATGGGGTGTGTTAAGACGGGCGACCGGGCGGATGGGGTGAGGGAAGACGGGCGACGGGGGAATGGGGTGTGGGAAGATGGGCGACAGGGGAATGGGGTGTGGGAAGACGGGCGACGGGGCGGATGGGGTGTGGGAAGACGGGCGACGGGGAAATGGGGTGTGGGAAGATAGGCGACGGGGGAATGGGGTGTGGGAAGACGGGCGACGGGGCGGATGGGGTGTGGGAAGACGGGCGACGGGGGAATGGGGTGTGGGAAGATGGGCGACGGGGGAATGGGGTGTGGGAAGATGGGCGACGGGGGAATGGGGTGTGGGAAGATGGGCGACGGGGGAATGGGGTGTGGGAAGACGGGCGACGGGGGAATGGGGTGTGGGAAGATGGGCGACGGGGGAATGGGGTGTGGGAAGACGGGCGACCGGGCGGATGGGGTGTGGGAAGATGGGCGACGGGGAATGGGGTGTGGGAAGACGGGCGACGGAGCGGATGGGGTGTGGGAAGACGGGCGACGGGGCGGATGGGGTGTGGGAAGACGGGCGACGGGGGAATGGGGTGTGGGAAGACGGGCGATGGGGGAATGGGGTGTGGGAAGACGGGCGACCGGGCGGATGGGGTGTGGGAAGACGGGCGACTAGGCGGATGGGGTGTGGGAAGACGGGCGACGGGGCGGATGGGGTGTGGGAAGATGGGCGACGGGGGAATGGGGTGTGGGAAGATGGGCGACAGGGGAATGGGGTGTGGGAAGATGGGCGACAGGGCGGATGGGGTGTGGGAAGACGGGCGACGGGGGAATGGGGTGTGTTAAGACGGGCGACCGGGCGGATGGGGTGTGGGAAGATGGGCGACGGGGGAATGGGGTGTGGGAAGACGGGCGACGGGGCGGATGGGGTGTGGGAAGACGGGCGACGGGGGAATGGGGTGTGGGAAGATGGGCGACGGGGGAATGGGGTGTGGGAAGACGGGCGACGGGGGAATGGGGTGTGGGAAGATGGGCGACGGGGGAATGGGGTGTGGGAAGATGGGCGACGGGGCAATGGGGTGTGGGAAGACGGGCGATGGGGGGAATGGGGTGTGGGAAGACGGGCGACCGGGCGGATGGGGTGTGGGAAGACGGGCGACCGGGCGGATGGGGTGTGGGAAGACGGGCGACGGGGAAATGGGGTGTGGGAAGACGGGCGACCGGGCGGATGGGGTGAGGGAAGACGGGCGACGGGGCGGATGGGGTGTGGGAAGATGGGCGACGGGGGAATGGGGTGTGGGAAGATGGGCGACGGGGGAATGGGGTGTGGGAAGACGGGCGACGGGGCGGATGGGGTTTGGGAAGACGGGCGACGGGGCGGATGGGGTGTGGGAAGATGGGCGACGGGATGCGGTTTGTGGGGTAAATAAAAAGCAAACTGCAACATTCCACATAGAAAAAATGGTTTGTTTCATGTATGAttgggttttttgtttaaaTAATGAATAACTTTCTGTGGATGAAACGAGAAAACAGGTGCCTTTCCACAAGGTGCATGGGATAATATGACAACCAACTAGCATCTTTATGAAGAACATTTCAAAGTGTTTATAGGCATTTGGGTCACACAGAGTTATGTATTATCAGTTACTTGTAAATATACTACATCAATCAGTTGTCAACTGACATGTATTATCAgaataaaaaacataaaatgtgttcGTTAATTTCGTCTTCTTTCATCGCCATGTTAAGTCTCGGGTGGTTATCACGGAATTTAAACCTCTATTATATTTGCTACTTGTGAGTCAATGCTGGCATTGATTTGTTTTCTTAAGGGTTTTAAACTATTTATTactttggtgtgtgtgtgtgcgtgcgtgcgcgctcGCGCTTATGTTTCTTAgttattattttgttgtttgtatttaCTGTTTCACGGGATTTTTATATAACATGGAAACTGAACATCAGATGTTACTGCAGTGTCCACACACACGTTATGCGCTGCTGAGAGTTCAAACCAGCTGTCTCCTCAAACATCCAGTCGAAGGGGTGCGGCCAAAACGTTATGTTCATAGTACGTTTGGGCTGAACCAGGATTCGAACTTTAATCACCTTTTAAGAGAGAAGATGCAATACATAATCCACACCCAGCCATACCGTgaattatatatacaattatgaTGACAGGCGTTATGACGAATATTATCTCTCATATACCCACACATGTATGcacacactgtacatgtatactAAAGTATCGTTGGAAATAGAGGGAAAAAATCTGTTTTTAGACTGTTACCCTGTATCTCTAAAATTGACACAATTGCAAATAGTATACAACCATGTTTACTCGTGAAATCAGGAAAAAAATACCAGGAAAAAATACATCAGACTATAGATTCAACCAGGTATGATGTCGACTCACTtaacatgaaatgcatgtggaagCACAAGGGGCCATCTCAAAGACATTTAAATCAGCCATCGTATTATAAATGTCTCATCTAAATAGATGGCATGACGACCCGATCGGGACtgtaaaatattgcaaatatttATGGCATGCCATTTGCTTCCCCAGTTTATTTCCTCTCAATGATTGTCATATCTGAGCTGATATCTCTAAGCTCCTTCCCGAGCCCGCCCATGCACCGTCTGTGACACCCGTTCTGACAGTTCTAGTGAGATGCCATGGcagctacatccttaatagtttcagcattaTAGTTCTTATTGTTTGTGTCAGCTGGCGTTTATAATGTAACAAAGTGTAATGTTAAAATCGTCATTTATAAAGTGTCCTTTGTAACACAACGGATATTTGCTGCATGGTTCTTCAGGTCACCAATCCAAATACATGCTGTACTTACGACTCTTCACGTTCCTGATTCACACCAGTTCAACTACAAAGTATAGTGTACTAGAAGTTGAGGGGTTGAAAGTGTGTtgtgtccatatccacagcggGGACTGTCCACAGGAACTAAAATTACGTATGTTTCCTTGGTCACCATATCCTAGTCCAGAATGTCTCAGCACATATATAACCTCACAACCTTATCCTCATAGAGATTGTTTGTATAATTAATGGCACGGACGCAGAGGCAGCAAGTCAACATTTATTGACAAAGTGATTGAGTTTATGTATCACAATGTAtacttcacaaacaaaactgtcaAAATCTTGAGCCAAAACAACACTCATTTACAGTCTTTTGCTTGGTGAGAAGAAAAGGGTCAAAACATGCAGGTATTTCAGAGCCAGTACCAGCCTGTAGAAATTGCATTGTTTCTGTTGCCTAAGTAAAGAAAAATTAAATCAAAGTGCTAGTAACTGCCTGTCCAAAAAAAAGTTCTAAATGCATTCTTGTCTGGTTAACATTACTCTATTTTTGTCTCAAAGGAGGACTAAATATTTATATGCAGTTTTTCACAAATGGAAGAGGACCTGAGAACAATGCATAGCCTCAACAATGCATATATTGGTACAGAATGTTAGAACCGGTTTATTAAAAAGAAATTGCTTGACTTCTCCAGCTCAATGATTCCATACGTTTCT is part of the Haliotis asinina isolate JCU_RB_2024 chromosome 6, JCU_Hal_asi_v2, whole genome shotgun sequence genome and harbors:
- the LOC137287795 gene encoding uncharacterized PPE family protein PPE40-like, translating into MGCGKTGDGGMGCGKTGDGGMGCGKTGDGADGVWEDGRRGNGVWEDGRRGGWGVGRWATAEWGVGRRATGRMGCGKTGDGADGVWEDGRRGNGVWEDGRRGGWGVGRWATGEWGVGRRPTGRMGCGKTGDGADGVRENGRRGGWGVGRRATGEWGVGRRATGRMGCGKTGDGGMGCVKTGDRADGVREDGRRGNGVWEDGRQGNGVWEDGRRGGWGVGRRATGKWGVGR
- the LOC137287796 gene encoding uncharacterized PPE family protein PPE62-like, with product MGCGKTGDGGMGCGKMGDGGMGCGKMGDGGMGCGKMGDGGMGCGKTGDGGMGCGKMGDGGMGCGKTGDRADGVWEDGRRGMGCGKTGDGADGVWEDGRRGGWGVGRRATGEWGVGRRAMGEWGVGRRATGRMGCGKTGD
- the LOC137287797 gene encoding ribosome-binding protein 1-like, yielding MGCGKTGDGADGVWEDGRRGNGVWEDGRQGNGVWEDGRQGGWGVGRRATGEWGVLRRATGRMGCGKMGDGGMGCGKTGDGADGVWEDGRRGNGVWEDGRRGNGVWEDGRRGNGVWEDGRRGNGVWEDGRRGNGVWEDGRWGEWGVGRRATGRMGCGKTGDRADGVWEDGRRGNGVWEDGRPGGWGEGRRATGRMGCGKMGDGGMGCGKMGDGGMGCGKTGDGADGVWEDGRRGGWGVGRWATGCGLWGK